The bacterium DNA segment TGGTCGGCTGGGTTTCAACGGTATCGCTCATTGAACCTCCTGCGAGTCGGAATGGAGTCGGATCTGCAGCGGTGCCGCCACCACCGCATTCTGTTTTCAGAGCATCTTCTCAAAAGTGCCCATTACCTTATGCGATTGTTGGAATAGAATCAAGCGAGAAAAGAAGGAACGAGAACTGTCGGCCTGGGCAAGTTTGGAGATCGATCGCCACTACTTCTATACTTGTTTTCAGCGGTACTCTGAAAACCGCTCAGCTCACCGACCGCAGCCATGCAAGAGATTACGGATCAGTTGCTCGAGAAGATTGCGGAGCGGTTTCGCGCCATGTCGAATCCGGTGCGTCTCAAGATTCTGCATGAGCTCGAAGAAGGAGAGCTCTCGGTATCCGCGATCCTCGAACGGATCGGCGGCAGCCAGGCGAACGCTTCGAAACATCTTGCCGTGTTGCGCGGAGTAGGCCTCGTGGCGCCACGGCGGGAAGGCCCGAGCGTCTACTACCGGATCAGCGATCCGGCGGTGTTTACGATTTGCGAGGCTGTGTGTGACTCGTTGCTCAAGCGGGCCAGCGACGAGGTCGAGACGATCGAGCAGGGCCGCGAGATTCTGGCCGTCCGCGGATAGCACCGCTGGCCTCTCGAGGCCTGGTCATAGCCTCGAATCAGCGACACTCGGTCGGTCGAGCATCCCCGCCCGCCGCACGATTCCGACCCGCCTTGACGGGTAGGGTGCCCTGGCCTATTCTCAATCGGCATATACGCAATTAGTGATCAAGGAGGCCTGTTGGTTCCACCCGAGAGCTCGAGTCCGGCCAGAGACGCCACCCGTTCGAACGGTCTTAGCGCCGTCTCGATGGTTGTTTTCTCCCACCCCGATAGAGATGGTGCCCGGCTGGGGCACTAGGCAATAGTCGTTTCGTGAACAGACCTTTCCGGCAGCTCGCCGTTATTTGGAACACAGTTCATTAGAGCCAAGAGGAGACCTCAAATCATGACGACCAA contains these protein-coding regions:
- a CDS encoding winged helix-turn-helix transcriptional regulator is translated as MQEITDQLLEKIAERFRAMSNPVRLKILHELEEGELSVSAILERIGGSQANASKHLAVLRGVGLVAPRREGPSVYYRISDPAVFTICEAVCDSLLKRASDEVETIEQGREILAVRG